The proteins below come from a single Dasypus novemcinctus isolate mDasNov1 chromosome 22, mDasNov1.1.hap2, whole genome shotgun sequence genomic window:
- the LOC101446902 gene encoding olfactory receptor 2G6-like has translation MEKINLTSWGDFILLGFSDQPQLELVLFVVVLISYLLTLVGNSVIILVCCLDSKLHTPMYFFLTNLSFLDICFTTSIVPQLLWNLKGPAKTITSTGCVIQLYVSLSLGSTYCVLLTVMAFDRYVAVCRPLNYTAVMHPSFCKASAGIAWLSGVGNTLIQSTITLQLPRCGHRHLHHFFCEVPAMIKLACVNIHANEVQLFVATLVLLLLPMALILVSYGLIVQAVVKIKSTKAWRKVLGTCGSHLIVVSLFFGPSSAIYIQPKRSYGHSQGKFLTLFYTVVTPTLNPLIYTLRNKDVKGALKRLLRREQNF, from the coding sequence ATGGAGAAAATCAATTTGACATCTTGGGGAGATTTTATTTTGCTTGGGTTCTCAGACCAGCCACAACTGGAGCTGGTCCTTTTTGTGGTAGTCTTGATATCCTATCTTCTGACACTTGTCGGCAACTCAGTCATCATCCTGGTCTGCTGTCTGGACTCCAAACTCCACACGCCTATGTATTTCTTCCTCACAAATCTCTCCTTTCTCGACATTTGCTTCACCACCAGCATTGTCCCCCAGCTTTTGTGGAATCTGAAGGGGCCAGCCAAAACCATCACCTCCACTGGCTGTGTCATTCAGCTCTATGTGTCACTCTCATTGGGCTCTACCTACTGTGTTCTCCTTACTGTCATGGCTTTTGACCGCTATGTGGCTGTGTGCAGACCTCTCAATTACACTGCCGTCATGCACCCTTCATTTTGCAAGGCCTCAGCAGGAATAGCATGGCTCAGTGGAGTGGGAAACACTCTCATCCAGAGTACCATAACTCTTCAGCTTCCCCGATGTGGGCATCGCCATCTCCACCACTTCTTCTGTGAGGTACCTGCCATGATCAAGCTGGCATGTGTTAACATCCATGCCAATGAAGTCCAGCTCTTTGTGGCCACCCTAGTTCTGCTCCTTCTTCCTATGGCCTTGATATTGGTCTCCTATGGACTCATTGTTCAAGCAGTGGTAAAAATTAAGTCAACCAAGGCTTGGCGCAAGGTCCTGGGGACCTGTGGATCCCATCTAATAGTGGTGTCCCTCTTCTTTGGGCCCAGTTCAGCCATCTACATCCAACCCAAGCGATCCTATGGCCACAGCCAGGGCAAGTTCCTCACCCTCTTCTACACAGTTGTGACTCCCACCCTCAATCCCCTCATATACACTCTGAGGAACAAGGATGTCAAAGGAGCCCTGAAGAGGTTGCTGAGGAGAGAGCAAAATTTCTAA